The following DNA comes from Flavobacterium sp. N3904.
TTTCATGATTATGGGGTGTATTGGTTTTTTATTGCAATGACCGTTTCTGTTTCTTTGGTCTTTATCGTTTTGTGGGGTACACTTTCCGGCTCCATGATTCCGTTTGTATTAAAAAAATTAAAACTAGATCCAGCAACTTCATCTGCTCCTTTCGTAGCCACTTTGGTGGATGTGACAGGATTAATAATCTACTTTTCGATAGCCATGTTTTTCTTAAGCGGGAAATTATTATAAAACCAATACGGTTTTTAGCGTCATTATCTATTTTGCGGTAAACAAATTAATCTTAAGATTTTTGCTGTCAATAAAATTGAAATTTAACAATTATCCCGAATTTATTTATATTAAAAAATAATAAATTCGGGATTTTTCGTGTACTTTGTAACCTGATAATTTCTGGTCCACTTGCGACAGAATCTAAAATCAGCAGGAATCCCTTTTTGGTATTCTTTATGCTATTAACCAACCAAAGAATAAAAAAAACCGAAAATGAAAGTACACATTATAGGCGGCGGAAACCTTGGCGCTTCTATCGCAATAGGAATAGCAAAATTTACATCCCACAATAAGGTTACGGTAACCCGTCGCAACATAGCCCCTATTTCGCATCTGAAAGAATTGGGAATTACCGTTACCACAGACAATACCAGCAACATTCAGGAAGCCGATGTGATTATACTAACGATAAAACCCTATCAGGTAGATACCGTTTTGGCCGAGATCTTACCTGCAATTACAAACAAAGTCATCGCATCGGCGGTAAGCGGACTTTCGATAGAAAATTTACAAAACAAAATAGGCGACAGTCACAGCGCGGTGCGTATTATGCCCAATATTGCGGCACAATTTGGCGCATCGGCTACGTGTATCGCTTTTAACGAAAAAAGCAAAGACAAAGCCCAAGAAACCGTAGTGCTCTTTAAAGAATTGGGAACTGCCCCTATCATCGACGAAAAACTGATGGATGCAGCAACGGTATTGGCCGCAAGCGGAACTGCTTTTGCGCTCCGTTATATCCGCGCTTCGATGCAGGCGGGAATCGAAATTGGTTTTGACTGGCAAACCGCACTCGCCATATCGGCACAAACCGTAAAAGGCGCCGCCGAAATGCTGCTCGAAGAAAAAGGCCATCCGGAACAATTGATAGACAGGGTAACCACGCCGCAAGGCTGCACGATAGCCGGATTAAACGAAATGGAACTACATGGCTTCAGTTCTTCGTTGATCAAGGGAATCAAGACTTCACTCAAACAAATTAAGGGGTAAAGAATATTTTGGGCGTGCCACCATAAAGAAAATGGGCCAATTCATCGTTATGGTGAGTCGGCCCATTTTCTTTATGCTGTCGGGCTATCCGCGCTACTGTGGTAGCTAGCTTTTATCCCTCACGCAGTTTGCAAGACCTTCAGTAAAAAGAGAAATTTGATCTTAAGAACCAAAATGCATTTAGTGATTGGTGTTGTTAAATATGTATATTTGATTCTCTTAATTTCAAAACGCTTGTATTTGCTTAACAATCAAAAAAAATGAAACAAATAACCGTATTCTGTGGTTCGAGTTCTGGAACCGAAGAAAGCTATACTTCGCAGGCAGTCTTGCTTGGACAAACAATGGCCAAACGAAATATTGCATTGGTTTATGGAGGCGCCAACGTAGGCCTTATGGGAGCCGTAGCCGATGGTGTTTTGAACGAAGGTGGAAAAGTAATTGGTGTACTACCCACCTTTTTGAGGTCAAAAGAAATAGCCCACAAACAACTTACCGAATTGATTCTGGTCGACACCATGCACGAACGGAAAACCAAAATGAATGACCTTTGCGACGGAGTGATTGCCCTGCCGGGCGGTTTCGGAACGCTAGATGAACTTTTTGAAATGCTGACTTGGGCACAACTCGGATTGCATAAAAAACCAATTGCCATTTTGAACATTGATGGCTATTATGACGCTTTGCTTGTTTTTGTACAAACCATGGTCGACAAAGGTCTTTTGAAGGAAGTAAACCAGCAAATGCTATTGGTAAGCGACACAATTGACGAACTTCTGGACAAAATGGAAAATTATGTAGCGCCAACTGTGGGCAAATGGATTAACAAAGAAGACATTTAAAAATAAATTGCCAATTGATTTATCTACAAAAACGAACCTACACCACTTTTACAAACAAATTGCTCGCAATTTTATTTGATATCGTCATTTCGACTCCATTTACCTTAATTTTTAATGATAAATCAAATGCTTCCTTGAAAATAACTTCAATTTTGGAGCCCAACCCTATTTGCTGTTTGTCTAAGTATTTCAAAAAATCGGAAGAATTGTCTTTCACGCCCACGCATACACCCATTTGATTGGCCAATAACTCCGACAGTAATTGTTTTTCTATCGTAATCATTCGCCCTTGCGCATCGGGAATAGGATCTCCATGCGGGTCCTCGGTAGGATTGCCAAGAAAATTATCGAGTTTGTTAATGAGTTTTTCAGATTTGATGTGTTCCAGTTGTTCAGCAATATCATGTACTTCATCCCAGGAAAAACCAAGCTTTTCGACCAAAAAAACTTCCCATAAACGATGCTTTCTAACGATCATTTTGGCGGCAAGTTTTCCTTTTTCGGTCAAGGAAACCCCTTGGTATTTTTTATAATCTACCAAATCTTTTTCCGCCAACTTTTTTAGCATATCGGTTACCGAAGACGCTTTGGTTTCCATCATTTCGGCAATGGCATTCGTGCTTACTTCGCTATCATGACGGGTGGTAAGATGGTATATTGATTTCAGGTAATTTTCTTCAGAGAAAGTCATTTGATTGCAGATTTTAGAATGCAGATTTTAGATTTAGGAAAGAGAAACCTAAGTCGTATGAATCATTATTTAATACAAAATTTAGTTTTTTACAATCAGTAAAGGTATAGATATCTTATGTCTCAATCGGTCTACAGTTGTACCAAACAACAAATCCTTCATACCAGTATGACCATGAGTTCCCATTATGAGAATATCAAAATCACCTTTGTTTACCAATTTCGGAATTACTTTATTTGGCCTACCAAAACCTAATACTGTTTTTACATGAAATCCTTTTTCGCGGAACATTAATTTATATTCTAGTAGCAGCTTTTCGTCAATCGTGGTCTCATGATCGTCTATTTGTTTCCCGTACATCATTGCCCCAACAGATTCTACCACGTGTATAAAAGTATATTTTGCCTCTTTTCCGCCCATTTTGAAAGCGTAATTAATGGCATTTTCATCGG
Coding sequences within:
- the proC gene encoding pyrroline-5-carboxylate reductase, with amino-acid sequence MKVHIIGGGNLGASIAIGIAKFTSHNKVTVTRRNIAPISHLKELGITVTTDNTSNIQEADVIILTIKPYQVDTVLAEILPAITNKVIASAVSGLSIENLQNKIGDSHSAVRIMPNIAAQFGASATCIAFNEKSKDKAQETVVLFKELGTAPIIDEKLMDAATVLAASGTAFALRYIRASMQAGIEIGFDWQTALAISAQTVKGAAEMLLEEKGHPEQLIDRVTTPQGCTIAGLNEMELHGFSSSLIKGIKTSLKQIKG
- a CDS encoding TIGR00730 family Rossman fold protein; this encodes MKQITVFCGSSSGTEESYTSQAVLLGQTMAKRNIALVYGGANVGLMGAVADGVLNEGGKVIGVLPTFLRSKEIAHKQLTELILVDTMHERKTKMNDLCDGVIALPGGFGTLDELFEMLTWAQLGLHKKPIAILNIDGYYDALLVFVQTMVDKGLLKEVNQQMLLVSDTIDELLDKMENYVAPTVGKWINKEDI
- a CDS encoding metal-dependent transcriptional regulator, yielding MTFSEENYLKSIYHLTTRHDSEVSTNAIAEMMETKASSVTDMLKKLAEKDLVDYKKYQGVSLTEKGKLAAKMIVRKHRLWEVFLVEKLGFSWDEVHDIAEQLEHIKSEKLINKLDNFLGNPTEDPHGDPIPDAQGRMITIEKQLLSELLANQMGVCVGVKDNSSDFLKYLDKQQIGLGSKIEVIFKEAFDLSLKIKVNGVEMTISNKIASNLFVKVV